The sequence below is a genomic window from Pseudomonas cremoricolorata.
ACATGTTTCTCGACGGCCTGGAAGATGCCTACGACAAGGGCCGCCTGATGGGCACCTTCGCCGAAGACTGTGCCCAGGCCCATGACTTCAGTCGTCAGGATCAGGACGATTTCGCCATTGCCTCACTGACCCGCGCGCAGTTGGCCATCAGCGAAGGGCGCTTCGCCGACGAGATCGTCCCGGTGCAGGTCACCGAAGCCCGCCAGACCCGTATGGTCAGCGATGACGAGCAACCGCCCAAAGCGCGCCTGGATAAAATCCCGCAGCTGCGCCCGGCTTTCCGCGACGGTGGTACGGTGACCGCGGCCAATGCCAGCTCCATTTCCGATGGCGCTGCAGCCTTGCTGCTGATGCGACGCTCCGAAGCTGAGCGCCGCGGCCTCAAGCCGCTGGCAGTGATTCACGGCCACGCGGCGTTCGCCGACCAACCGGCGCTGTTCCCCACCGCACCCATTGGCGCCATCGAAAAACTCATGCAGCGCACCGGCTGGAGCCTCGATCAGGTCGATCTGTTCGAAATCAACGAAGCCTTCGCCGTGGTCACGCTGGCCGCGATGAAGCAGCTGCAGCTGCCCCACGACAAGGTCAACGTCAACGGCGGCGCCTGCGCGCTGGGCCATCCTATTGGCGCTTCGGGGGCGCGGATTCTGGTCACGCTGATCGCCGCGCTGCGTCAACGCAACCTGCGCCGCGGGGTCGCGGCGATCTGCATCGGCGGTGGCGAGGCCACTGCCGTTGCCCTTCAATGCCTGTGAAGAGGTGAGCCATGCTGGTCAGCGACGAACAACAACAGATTGCCGATGCCGTACGCAGCTTCGCTCAGGAACGCCTCAGACCGTTTGCCGAGCAGTGGGACAAAGCGCATCGCTTCCCCCGCGAAGCCATCGATGAGATGGCCGAACTGGGCCTGTTCGGCATGCTGATTCCCGAGCAGTGGGGCGGCAGTGACACTGGCTATGTAGCCTACGCCATGGCCCTGGAAGAGATCGCCGCAGGCGATGGCGCCTGTTCGACCATCATGAGCGTGCACAACTCGGTCGGCTGCGTGCCGATCCTGCGCTTTGGCAGTGACGCGCAAAAGGCGCAGTTTCTGACCCCGCTGGCCACTGGTGCCATGCTGGGCGCCTTCGCCCTCACCGAACCGCAGGCCGGCTCCGATGCCAGTAGCCTGAAGACCCGCGCCCGGCGCGACGGCGATCACTATGTGCTCAATGGCAGCAAGCAGTTCATTACCTCGGGGCAAAGCGCCGGCGTGGTCATCGTGTTCGCGGTCACCGAGCCCGAGGCCGGCAAGCGCGGCATCAGCGCCTTCATCGTGCCCACCGACACGCCGGGGTATCAGGTGGTCAGGGTCGAAGACAAGCTCGGCCAGCATGCTTCCGATACCTGTCAGATCCATTTCGATGACGTACGCGTGCCACTGGCCTACCGTCTGGGCGAGGAGGGCGAGGGTTATCGCATCGCACTGGCCAACCTGGAAGGCGGGCGGATCGGCATCGCTGCGCAGTCAGTGGGCATGGCGCGTGCCGCCTTCGAGGTGGCGCGCGATTACGCCCGCGAGCGGCAGAGCTTCGGCAAGATACTGATCGAGCACCAGGCCGTGGCTTTTCGGCTGGCCGACATGGCCACCCGCATCGCCGTGGCGCGGCAAATGGTGCTGCACGCCGCCGCGCTGCGCGATGCTGGAAAACCTGCACTGATCGAGGCGTCGATGGCCAAGCTGTTCGCCTCGGAAATGGCCGAGCAGGTGTGTTCCGATGCCTTGCAGACCCTTGGCGGATATGGCTATCTGAGCGACTTCCCGCTAGAGCGCATCTACCGCGACGTGCGGGTCTGCCAGATCTACGAAGGCACCAGCGACATTCAGCGCATGGTCATTGCGCGCAATCTCTGAAGGAGTTCCCATGGCATTCGAAAGCATTCTGTTGGACATCCACGGCAAAGTCGGCCTGATCACCTTGAACCGCCCGCAGGCACTCAATGCGCTGAATGCGCAGATCGTGTCTGAAATCAATCAGGCCCTCGATCAGCTTGAGCGCGATCCACAGATCGGCTGCGTGGTGCTCACAGGTTCAGCCAAAGCCTTTGCTGCCGGCGCCGACATCAAGGAGATGGCCGAGCTCGGGTATCCGCAGATCTACACCGAAGACTTGTTCAGCGATGCCGACCGTATCGCCAGTCGGCGCAAGCCGATCATCGCCGCCGTGTCGGGGTTCGCCCTGGGGGGGGGCTGTGAGCTAGCGATGATGTGCGACTTCATTCTCGCTGCCGATACGGCCAAGTTCGGCCAGCCGGAAATCAATCTGGGCGTCTTGCCAGGTATGGGCGGTACCCAGCGTCTGACTCGGGCGGTGGGCAAGGCCAAGGCCATGGAACTGTGCCTGACTGGCCGCTTGATGGGGGCCGAGGAAGCCGAACGTGCCGGGCTCGTTGCCCGTATCGTTCCGGCGGAGCAACTGCTCGAAGAGGCGCTCAAGGTGGCTGCCAGCATTGCCAGCAAGTCGATTCCGGTGAGCATGATGGTCAAGGAAAGCGTCAACCGCGCCTTCGAAGTGACCCTCAGCGAAGGTGTGCGTTTTGAGCGTCGCGTGTTCCATGCGGCGTTCGCCACCCAGGACCAGAAGGAAGGCATGGCTGCGTTCATCGCCAAACGCCAGGCGCACTTCAAGGACAGGTGACAGCTGGGGCCGAGCTATCGGTTGACGCTACCGATTACGGACCGGCCTTGAGTCCTCGACTGGCTTCATGAGCCCGCAAAGTGGCATCTGTGCAACCGTTCTGGCTATTGGACTTGGCAGTGCCAAAGTAGCAAAGCCAGCAGCGCGCCAAAGGTGTATCACTGTTGCTACCGCACCGTCGCGGTAGCTTCGGAGGACAAGACCATGTGGAAAAAACCGGCCTTCACCGATTTGCGTATCGGCTTTGAAGTGACGATGTACTTCGCCAATCGTTGAGCACGGGCTCAGGGCGAGCCGTGTGACGGTTCGCCCCCCGCCAAGGTCTGATTGCAAAGCGCTGGAGATGATTTAGGCTGACGCTCACAAGGACAGAACAACAATAAAAGGCGTCGCATGAGCGCGAATCTGAGTCTGCTGCGTAAGTTCGTTTCACCGGAAATCATCTTTGGCGCCGGCTGCCGACACCATGTTGCCAATTACGCACGCACCTTCGGCGCGCGCAAGGTGTTGCTGGTCAGCGACCCAGGCGTCACCGCTGCCGGGTGGGTCGCGGACGTCGAGCGCAGTCTGCAAGGCCAAGGCATCGACTACTGCCTGTACAGCACCGTGTCGCCCAACCCGCGCATCGAGGAGGTCATGGCCGGGGCCGAGCGTTATCGCAGCGAGCAGTGCGATGTCATCGTTGCAGTCGGCGGCGGAAGTCCCATGGACTGCGCCAAGGGCATTGGCATCGTGGTCGCCCATGGTCGGCACATTCTCGAGTTCGAAGGCGTCGATACCATCCGTGTGCCGAGCCCTCCGCTGATTCTGATTCCCACCACGGCCGGTACCTCGGCCGATGTCTCGCAGTTCGTCATTCTGTCCAATCAGCAGGAGCGCATGAAGTTCTCCATCGTCAGCAAGGCGGTGGTGCCTGACGTGTCGTTGATCGATCCGCAAACCACGTTGAGCATGGACCCGTTCCTCTCCGCCTGCACGGGCATCGACGCGCTGGTGCATGCCATCGAGGCATTCGTCTCTACTGGCCATGGACCGCTGACCGATCCCCACGCGCTGGAGGCCATGCGCCTGATCAACGGTAACCTGGTGGAGATGATCGCCAACCCGGCTGATATCGCCCTGCGGGAAAAGGTCATGCTGGGCAGCATGCAGGCAGGACTTGCCTTCTCCAATGCCATCCTGGGTGCCGTGCACGCCATGTCCCACAGCCTTGGCGGCTTTCTCGATCTGCCCCATGGCCTGTGCAATGCGGTACTGGTCGAGCACGTGGTGGCGTTCAACTACAGCGCAGCGCCCGACCGCTTCAAACTGATTGCCCAGACCTTGGGCATCGATTGCCGTGGCCTGACTCACAATCAGGTGCGCCAGCGTCTGGTCGAACACCTGATCGCCTTGAAGCGAGCGGTGGGCTTCCACGAAACCCTCGGCCTGCATGGGGTGGGCAGCAGCGATATTCCGTTCCTGTCGCGCCATGCCATGGGCGATCCGTGCATCCTCACCAACCCACGCAGCTCGAGCCTGCGTGATGTCGAGGTGGTGTATGGCGAGGCCCTCTGAGCCCAGCGCAGATGCCTTGGCCGGGTTGCTGGGGCTTTCCAACCATACCGTTCGCAAGAGCCACTATCCGGAACTGGCCGTGCGGCTGGAGGAGCTGGAAGCCGAGCGCAATCGCTACAAGTGGCTGTTCGAACACGCCGTGCATGGCATTTTTCAGGCCAGCGTCGCCGACGGCATGCGCGCGGCCAACCCGGCCCTGGCGCGCATGCTTGGGTACCGTGATCCGCTGGCGGTGATGTTTTCCCGCACCGAACTGGCGGGTCGCTTGTTCGAAGGGGGCGCCGCCGAGTTGTCGGCCATCGTCGAGGTACTGCAGCGTGAGCAGGCCTTGCTCGGTTACGAGACGCGCTTGCGCCGGCGCGACGGCAGTTGCCTGGACGTGTTGATGAACCTGCTGATGCGACCGGATGAGCCGGGTGTGGTCGAGGGCTTCGTCGCCGACATCACCGAACGCAAGCAGGCCCAGGCGCGCTTGCAGCAGCTCAATGACCAGCTCGAACAGCGCGTGGCCGAGCGCACCAACGAGCTGATCGAGGCGCGCGACGCCGCGCAGGCGGCCAACCTTAGCAAGGACAAGTACCTGGCCGCTGCCAGCCATGATCTGCTGCAACCGCTCAATGCCGCGCGTCTGCTGATTTCGACCCTACGCGAACGGCACCTGGCGACGGCCGAGCAGTTGCTGGTTGAGCGTGCCCAGCAGGCACTGGAAGGCGCCGAAGATCTGCTGACTGACCTGCTGGATATTTCCCGACTGGATCAGGCCAGCATCACCCCTGATCTGGACTTGTACCGGCTCGATGAGGTGCTGCTGCCGTTGGCGTCGGAATTCCAGCCTGTGGCCGAAGCCGCCGGCCTGACACTGCGGGTCAGGGGTGGGCAGGCGGTGCTGCAAACCGATCTGCGCCTGTTGACGCGCATTCTGCGCAACTTTCTCAGCAACGCTTGCCGTTACACCCAGCGCGGCGGGGTGCTACTGGGCTGGCGCCGGCGCGGCACGCAGGTGCGCATCGAGGTGTGGGACAGCGGGCTGGGGATCGCCTCGCATCGCTTGCAGGCGATTTTTCTCGAGTTCAACCAACTGGATGTCGGGCGCGCAGCAGACCGCAAAGGGGTTGGGCTGGGGCTGGCCATCGTCGAGCGTATCGCACGTATCCTGCACTGTGCGGTGACAGTGCGCTCGTGGCCAGGGCGTGGCTCGGTGTTCGCCATCGATATTCCGCTCTCCAGTGAGCCTGCGTCACAGCGCTTGAACCTGCTGCCTGCGCCTTTGCTCGGTGACCCGCTGCCGGGGCGGCGTCTGCTGGTATTGGACAATGAGCTAAGCATTCGCCTGAGCATGGCCGCGCTGTTGTCCCAGTGGGGCTGCCAGGTGCTCACGGCCACCGACCTCGATGAAGCGCTCGAAGCGCTCGACGGCGTGCCCCCGGAGCTGGTGCTGGCCGATTACCATCTGGACCACGGACGCACGGGATGCGATGTGGTGCGTGAACTGCGCAGCCACTTTGCCTGTCCTATCCCCGCCGTGATGATCACTGCCGATCGCAGCGAACAGAGCCAGCGCGCCATTCAAGCCCTGATGGCCCCTTTGCTGAATAAACCGGTCAAACCCGGCAAACTGCGTGCGGTGTTGAGTCAGCTGTTGGGCTGAGTGCTTGCCGCCCGGCCGAGAGAGTGGGCAAATCCGCCAATTGGCGTTCATTTAGGTTGCCCACTGCGACGTGGCACCTTAGACTGCCGCCCCCTGCAAAAGAGTGCCGGATTGGCGCTTGAAGAATTCCGTCACGGGCGCCCGTCGCCCGCGACATCCGAATCGCCCAAATGCACCTTTTTTCATAGAGAAGTCGATGACCAAGGAACAGTTACTGGCCATGTCGGCCGATGACTACATGAATGCCGATCAGCTCGCATTCTTCACGTCGCTGCTGCAAGCGATGAAAGTTGAAACCCACGAGCGTATCCAACTCAGCCGCGATACCATCGAGAGCCTCGATA
It includes:
- the pqqA gene encoding pyrroloquinoline quinone precursor peptide PqqA, whose protein sequence is MWKKPAFTDLRIGFEVTMYFANR
- the ercA gene encoding alcohol dehydrogenase-like regulatory protein ErcA, translating into MSANLSLLRKFVSPEIIFGAGCRHHVANYARTFGARKVLLVSDPGVTAAGWVADVERSLQGQGIDYCLYSTVSPNPRIEEVMAGAERYRSEQCDVIVAVGGGSPMDCAKGIGIVVAHGRHILEFEGVDTIRVPSPPLILIPTTAGTSADVSQFVILSNQQERMKFSIVSKAVVPDVSLIDPQTTLSMDPFLSACTGIDALVHAIEAFVSTGHGPLTDPHALEAMRLINGNLVEMIANPADIALREKVMLGSMQAGLAFSNAILGAVHAMSHSLGGFLDLPHGLCNAVLVEHVVAFNYSAAPDRFKLIAQTLGIDCRGLTHNQVRQRLVEHLIALKRAVGFHETLGLHGVGSSDIPFLSRHAMGDPCILTNPRSSSLRDVEVVYGEAL
- a CDS encoding acyl-CoA dehydrogenase; the encoded protein is MLVSDEQQQIADAVRSFAQERLRPFAEQWDKAHRFPREAIDEMAELGLFGMLIPEQWGGSDTGYVAYAMALEEIAAGDGACSTIMSVHNSVGCVPILRFGSDAQKAQFLTPLATGAMLGAFALTEPQAGSDASSLKTRARRDGDHYVLNGSKQFITSGQSAGVVIVFAVTEPEAGKRGISAFIVPTDTPGYQVVRVEDKLGQHASDTCQIHFDDVRVPLAYRLGEEGEGYRIALANLEGGRIGIAAQSVGMARAAFEVARDYARERQSFGKILIEHQAVAFRLADMATRIAVARQMVLHAAALRDAGKPALIEASMAKLFASEMAEQVCSDALQTLGGYGYLSDFPLERIYRDVRVCQIYEGTSDIQRMVIARNL
- a CDS encoding ATP-binding response regulator produces the protein MARPSEPSADALAGLLGLSNHTVRKSHYPELAVRLEELEAERNRYKWLFEHAVHGIFQASVADGMRAANPALARMLGYRDPLAVMFSRTELAGRLFEGGAAELSAIVEVLQREQALLGYETRLRRRDGSCLDVLMNLLMRPDEPGVVEGFVADITERKQAQARLQQLNDQLEQRVAERTNELIEARDAAQAANLSKDKYLAAASHDLLQPLNAARLLISTLRERHLATAEQLLVERAQQALEGAEDLLTDLLDISRLDQASITPDLDLYRLDEVLLPLASEFQPVAEAAGLTLRVRGGQAVLQTDLRLLTRILRNFLSNACRYTQRGGVLLGWRRRGTQVRIEVWDSGLGIASHRLQAIFLEFNQLDVGRAADRKGVGLGLAIVERIARILHCAVTVRSWPGRGSVFAIDIPLSSEPASQRLNLLPAPLLGDPLPGRRLLVLDNELSIRLSMAALLSQWGCQVLTATDLDEALEALDGVPPELVLADYHLDHGRTGCDVVRELRSHFACPIPAVMITADRSEQSQRAIQALMAPLLNKPVKPGKLRAVLSQLLG
- a CDS encoding acetyl-CoA C-acyltransferase — translated: MTLASDPIVIVSAVRTPMGGLQGELKSLSAPQLGAAAIGAALERGGVEPEAVDQVLFGCVLSAGLGQAPARQAALGAGLAAQTTCTTLNKMCGSGMEALILAHDLLLAGSADVVVAGGMESMSNAPYLLEKARAGYRMGHGQVLDHMFLDGLEDAYDKGRLMGTFAEDCAQAHDFSRQDQDDFAIASLTRAQLAISEGRFADEIVPVQVTEARQTRMVSDDEQPPKARLDKIPQLRPAFRDGGTVTAANASSISDGAAALLLMRRSEAERRGLKPLAVIHGHAAFADQPALFPTAPIGAIEKLMQRTGWSLDQVDLFEINEAFAVVTLAAMKQLQLPHDKVNVNGGACALGHPIGASGARILVTLIAALRQRNLRRGVAAICIGGGEATAVALQCL
- a CDS encoding enoyl-CoA hydratase, with amino-acid sequence MAFESILLDIHGKVGLITLNRPQALNALNAQIVSEINQALDQLERDPQIGCVVLTGSAKAFAAGADIKEMAELGYPQIYTEDLFSDADRIASRRKPIIAAVSGFALGGGCELAMMCDFILAADTAKFGQPEINLGVLPGMGGTQRLTRAVGKAKAMELCLTGRLMGAEEAERAGLVARIVPAEQLLEEALKVAASIASKSIPVSMMVKESVNRAFEVTLSEGVRFERRVFHAAFATQDQKEGMAAFIAKRQAHFKDR